Proteins from a genomic interval of Polaribacter sejongensis:
- a CDS encoding sigma-70 family RNA polymerase sigma factor — translation MITIKLMGKKQDYNKAYNEYWYQLFGYANNILHSSEDAEDVTQEVFLDLWNRLDNLSIEHYKAYLFKAVKFQCAKRLRSKPFTEVLLEKMEAVFNFDDTAESEKIEENKVVLIKKIDILADDLLPERCLQIFKLRFKESLSYKEIAAVLNISTSTVDNQITKALKILRESGVYNSEMMLLQFVLIGIVSAQC, via the coding sequence ATGATAACAATTAAACTTATGGGTAAGAAGCAAGATTACAATAAGGCCTACAATGAGTATTGGTATCAATTATTTGGGTATGCGAATAATATTTTACATTCTAGTGAAGACGCAGAAGATGTTACGCAAGAAGTTTTTTTAGATTTATGGAATCGGTTAGACAATTTATCAATAGAACATTATAAAGCCTATTTATTTAAAGCTGTAAAATTTCAATGTGCAAAAAGGCTTCGCAGTAAACCTTTTACTGAAGTTTTATTAGAAAAAATGGAAGCTGTTTTTAATTTTGATGATACAGCAGAAAGTGAAAAAATAGAAGAAAATAAAGTAGTACTGATTAAAAAAATAGATATTTTAGCCGACGATTTATTGCCAGAAAGATGTCTTCAGATTTTTAAACTTCGCTTTAAAGAGAGTTTAAGTTACAAAGAAATTGCCGCTGTATTAAATATTTCTACAAGTACAGTTGATAACCAAATAACCAAAGCATTAAAAATTTTACGAGAATCAGGAGTTTATAATTCAGAAATGATGTTACTTCAATTTGTGTTAATAGGCATTGTATCTGCACAATGTTAA
- a CDS encoding tetratricopeptide repeat protein, with translation MVKKSYSLNFGNPLLIRILFIVSFLLLSVQVFAHGDLSIRIEKKTLEIKKDPNNFNLYFQRGLLYQQHTEYKKSLIDYKKSKTLGNKKNALEYRIAEVNYLSEEYNEALKAITTYLKKEKLNTKAKKLEAQILFHLKAYKKSVKAYKYVVDNLQDIRPENILEYAKIILAENNKNYKDALQVIEVGLDKLGANTLSLQLKKLDYLKESNQTEKVINQYNYFIIEYNRKEFWYYKKAKYLASLHQHQQAYIAIQLASINIEKLDAKLKKMSSTIKLKQQIKTLENAINN, from the coding sequence ATGGTTAAAAAATCATATTCCCTAAACTTTGGGAATCCTCTTCTTATAAGAATACTTTTTATTGTTTCCTTTTTATTATTATCCGTACAAGTATTTGCACACGGAGATTTATCTATTCGAATAGAAAAAAAGACTCTAGAAATTAAAAAAGACCCAAATAATTTTAACCTTTATTTTCAAAGAGGTTTACTATACCAACAACATACAGAATATAAAAAATCATTAATCGATTATAAAAAATCTAAAACTTTAGGAAATAAAAAAAATGCTTTAGAATATAGAATTGCTGAGGTAAATTATTTATCAGAAGAATATAACGAAGCTTTAAAAGCTATAACTACTTATTTAAAAAAAGAGAAATTAAATACCAAAGCTAAAAAACTAGAAGCTCAAATATTATTCCATTTAAAAGCCTATAAAAAATCGGTAAAAGCATACAAATATGTTGTTGATAATCTACAAGATATTCGCCCAGAAAACATTTTAGAATATGCAAAAATAATACTTGCAGAAAATAATAAAAATTATAAAGATGCTTTACAAGTAATAGAAGTAGGTTTAGATAAATTGGGTGCAAATACATTATCTCTTCAACTAAAAAAGTTAGATTATTTAAAAGAATCTAATCAAACAGAAAAAGTAATTAATCAATATAATTATTTTATTATAGAATACAATAGAAAAGAGTTTTGGTACTATAAAAAAGCCAAGTACCTAGCAAGCTTACACCAACATCAGCAAGCATATATAGCCATACAATTAGCTTCTATTAATATAGAAAAATTAGATGCTAAATTAAAAAAAATGAGCTCTACAATTAAGTTAAAACAACAAATTAAAACTTTAGAAAACGCCATTAACAACTAA
- a CDS encoding metallophosphoesterase, with amino-acid sequence MIKKSMFLLLMLISVSLFSQTSAIVERGPYLQSGTPTSVIVKWRTNIATASVVNYGTKLDSLSNNKINKNKTTEHQVALSNLLPNTKYYFNIGNQEEVLAESISGDMYVITAPKVGTDQFVRAWILGDPGTDNKSQRNVRDAYYKYVDTNSINTGKTDMMLFLGDNAYSSGTDIEYKLAFFDVYNEMLKKSVAWSCLGNHDGYTADSDTQSGPYYDIFSFPKEAEAGGIASGTEAYYSFNYANIHFIILDSHHSSRAVGDAMYNWALTDIQNTQQDWIVTLFHHPAYSKGSHDSDVEDRLIEMRENFMPMLEANGIDLVLNGHSHSYERSYFLNGHQGFSNSFNPKQITKGGNIVGKNGNGDGKIDGNGAYIKTKEDTKGAVYITTGSAGQISGGELNHKAMYISLNKLGSCVMEVDDDGKGGQNLTVKFIRDTNEIDDYFTINKPNITIKSSSIKKEIIKSEESFISPINGVLTINLKPKEKLKTVKFYNNIGQLIKETNDKVIDVKKMELGTYVVEITTDKGTFYKSVILK; translated from the coding sequence ATGATTAAAAAAAGCATGTTTTTACTACTGATGCTAATTTCGGTATCTTTATTTTCTCAAACTTCTGCCATTGTAGAAAGAGGTCCTTATTTACAAAGCGGAACACCTACAAGCGTTATTGTAAAATGGCGAACAAACATTGCAACAGCATCTGTTGTTAATTACGGAACTAAATTAGATTCTTTATCTAACAATAAAATCAATAAAAATAAAACAACAGAACACCAAGTTGCTTTATCTAATTTACTGCCAAACACAAAATACTATTTTAATATTGGTAATCAAGAAGAAGTTTTAGCTGAAAGTATTTCTGGTGATATGTATGTAATAACTGCTCCAAAAGTTGGTACAGATCAATTTGTTCGCGCTTGGATTTTGGGAGATCCTGGTACAGATAATAAAAGCCAAAGAAATGTAAGAGACGCATATTATAAGTATGTTGATACAAATTCTATAAACACTGGAAAAACAGATATGATGTTATTTTTAGGCGATAATGCCTATAGTAGCGGGACGGATATAGAATACAAACTTGCTTTTTTTGATGTTTATAACGAGATGCTAAAAAAATCTGTTGCTTGGTCTTGTTTAGGGAATCACGATGGTTACACTGCTGATTCAGACACGCAATCTGGTCCTTATTATGATATTTTTTCTTTTCCTAAAGAAGCAGAAGCAGGCGGAATAGCTTCTGGTACTGAAGCTTATTACTCTTTTAATTATGCTAATATTCATTTTATAATATTAGATTCTCACCACTCTAGTCGAGCTGTTGGTGATGCAATGTATAATTGGGCTTTAACAGATATTCAAAATACACAACAAGATTGGATTGTAACTTTATTCCATCACCCTGCATATTCTAAAGGTTCTCATGATTCTGACGTAGAAGATAGATTGATTGAAATGCGAGAAAACTTTATGCCCATGTTAGAAGCCAATGGTATAGACCTTGTTTTAAACGGCCATAGCCATTCTTATGAACGTTCTTATTTTTTAAACGGGCATCAAGGTTTTTCTAATAGTTTTAATCCTAAACAAATAACTAAAGGAGGTAACATTGTTGGTAAAAATGGAAATGGAGATGGAAAAATAGATGGTAATGGTGCTTACATAAAAACGAAAGAAGATACTAAAGGAGCTGTTTATATAACAACAGGGTCTGCAGGACAAATATCTGGCGGAGAATTAAACCATAAAGCAATGTATATTTCTTTAAATAAACTGGGTTCTTGTGTTATGGAGGTTGATGATGATGGTAAAGGTGGACAAAATTTAACTGTTAAATTTATACGAGATACTAATGAGATTGATGATTATTTTACCATCAATAAACCTAACATCACTATTAAATCTTCTTCTATCAAAAAAGAAATTATAAAAAGTGAAGAGTCGTTTATATCTCCCATTAATGGTGTACTTACCATCAACTTAAAGCCTAAAGAAAAATTAAAAACAGTTAAATTTTATAATAATATTGGGCAGTTGATTAAAGAAACTAATGACAAAGTAATTGACGTTAAAAAAATGGAATTAGGTACGTATGTTGTAGAAATAACAACGGATAAGGGAACGTTTTATAAATCTGTTATTTTAAAATAA
- a CDS encoding cytochrome-c peroxidase produces the protein MKKISILCMLLFSCFFILSGKKTAVYKTDSILKNIAFDYTNNFYKFQKEVNLLDALTNKKASLKDIKSQVKKTRLAYKKIEFIFDYYQTFYNTTYINGAPLPKISEYFEATEVIKPNGLQALDEAIFEENSLENKQHIKKLANKLKERVDFLLKSHLPIQLKSSQIIESIRSGMVRIFTLGITGYDTPGSVNGLEESLVSLQSMKTAFLHYKEGVNPNAIIKFHHIKRLFEKGENLLKLENNFNEFDRMLFLKEVVNPLYGNLLEFQNLNNILLEPYKKHAQNYKAKNIFDANFLDADFYSELVYLPLDNKNTIELGKLLFNDPQLSNSGKMSCLTCHDPNKAFTDGLPRSVSNKKGVFGARNSPTLLNAGYSTRYFLDMRAFTLETQVAHVLDNPLEFNTTFKAIIEKLNKNANYRKLFKDSYEGITKKNINQRSISNAIAAYVNSLKSFKSPFDRYVRNETTKYPENAKRGFNLFMGKGTCATCHFAPIFNGTTPPFYLESESEVLGITQGFDSINPKLDTDLGRYNNGLIGDKQPYFKNSFKTVSIRNADLTAPYMHNGLFSTLEDVLEFYNLGGGEGMGVKVENQTLSNVHLNLSKQEIDDIIAFIKTLSDTSDFTTNKN, from the coding sequence ATGAAAAAAATAAGCATTTTATGTATGTTGCTTTTTAGTTGCTTTTTTATCTTATCTGGTAAAAAAACAGCCGTTTATAAAACAGATTCTATTTTAAAAAATATAGCTTTTGATTATACAAATAATTTTTACAAGTTTCAAAAAGAAGTAAACTTATTAGATGCTCTTACAAATAAAAAGGCTTCTTTAAAAGATATAAAAAGCCAAGTAAAAAAAACAAGATTAGCTTATAAGAAAATTGAATTTATTTTTGATTATTACCAAACATTTTACAATACTACTTATATAAACGGAGCTCCGTTACCAAAAATAAGTGAATATTTTGAAGCCACTGAAGTTATAAAGCCCAATGGTTTGCAGGCATTAGATGAAGCCATTTTTGAAGAAAATTCCTTAGAAAACAAACAACATATTAAAAAATTAGCTAATAAATTAAAAGAGCGTGTAGATTTCCTTCTAAAAAGCCACTTACCAATTCAATTAAAATCTAGTCAAATTATAGAGTCTATTCGCTCTGGAATGGTTAGAATTTTCACTTTAGGAATTACAGGTTACGACACGCCTGGTTCTGTAAATGGTCTAGAGGAAAGTTTAGTGAGTTTGCAAAGCATGAAAACTGCTTTTTTGCACTATAAGGAAGGAGTAAATCCTAATGCAATTATTAAATTTCATCATATTAAAAGACTTTTTGAAAAAGGAGAAAATTTATTAAAATTAGAAAACAATTTTAATGAATTTGATAGAATGCTCTTTTTAAAAGAAGTAGTAAATCCGTTATACGGTAACTTATTAGAGTTTCAAAATCTAAATAATATTCTATTAGAACCGTATAAAAAACATGCTCAAAATTATAAAGCAAAAAATATATTTGATGCTAATTTTCTTGATGCTGATTTTTATTCAGAATTAGTTTATCTTCCTTTAGATAATAAAAACACAATAGAATTAGGTAAATTATTATTTAACGATCCACAACTTTCTAATAGCGGAAAAATGTCTTGTTTAACTTGCCATGATCCTAACAAAGCTTTTACAGATGGTCTACCTAGAAGTGTCTCTAATAAAAAAGGAGTCTTTGGAGCTAGAAACTCTCCAACTCTATTAAATGCAGGGTATTCTACACGTTATTTTTTAGATATGCGTGCATTTACTTTAGAAACTCAAGTTGCTCATGTTTTAGATAATCCCTTAGAATTTAATACTACTTTTAAGGCTATTATAGAAAAATTAAATAAAAATGCTAATTATAGAAAATTATTTAAAGATTCTTACGAAGGAATTACCAAAAAAAATATCAACCAACGTTCTATAAGTAATGCTATTGCAGCCTACGTAAATTCTTTAAAATCCTTTAAGAGTCCATTTGATAGATATGTAAGAAATGAAACAACAAAATATCCTGAAAATGCAAAACGAGGTTTTAATTTATTCATGGGAAAAGGAACTTGTGCTACGTGCCATTTTGCTCCAATTTTTAACGGAACTACACCTCCCTTTTATTTAGAATCTGAGTCTGAGGTTTTAGGTATTACGCAAGGTTTTGATTCTATAAATCCTAAATTAGACACAGACTTAGGGCGTTATAATAATGGACTTATAGGCGATAAACAACCTTATTTTAAAAATTCTTTTAAAACGGTTTCTATTAGAAATGCAGATTTAACTGCCCCCTATATGCACAATGGTTTATTTTCTACTTTAGAAGATGTTTTAGAGTTTTATAACTTAGGTGGTGGAGAAGGAATGGGAGTAAAAGTAGAAAATCAAACACTTTCTAACGTACATTTAAATTTATCTAAACAAGAAATTGATGATATTATCGCTTTCATAAAAACACTTTCAGATACATCTGACTTTACAACCAATAAGAATTAA
- a CDS encoding glycoside hydrolase family 3 N-terminal domain-containing protein codes for MKKTFLLLLLLVTIISCKENKEASFTGDTTHEAKIEALLSKMSLEEKIGQTNLRGMHSTESELPEKLIASVKKGEVGAFLNIMNLNYVDELQRIAVEESPNGIPLIFGRDVIHGFKTIFPIPLGLAATWNTQIVEKSSEIAAFEATSSGIRWTFAPMLDIARDSRWGRIAESPGEDPYLATVLGAAYIKGFQGDDLSNPYRMAASAKHYIAYGAAIGGRDYNTVNLSEPLLRNIYLPPFKAAIDAGAATVMSSFNEINGIPATGHEFLLKDVLRGELKFDGFVVSDWDSVTEMIAHGFASDEKHAAELAAKAGLDMEMNSEAYENHLKELIKEEKVTIEELDEFVRNILRIKFRLGLFENPHRNKEHTGNLYAESHLEEAKKAAIKSTVLLKNKNSILPLSEKTNVAIIGPLANAPHEQLGTWAFDGEKEHTNTPLDAYKKANTNFTFAIGLGHSRDTSKKGFQEAINNAEKSDVILFFGGEEAILSGEAHSRANINLPGAQEELINELAKTGKPIVLVIMAGRPITITNIIDKVDAVLMAWHPGTMGGEALYEIVHGIKSPEGRLPVSWPKTAGQLPYFYNHKNTGRPADSINFIPMDKIPIAAWQSSLGNDSHYLDVGFTPHFPFGYGLTYTTFKYTDISISKKIINFNEDLEIKVSITNTGKNDGKEIAQLYIQDVVGSITRPVKELKRFEHVFLKSGETKEVTFKISAKDLEFVNHKMIKAAEVGVFNIWVGPSASEGLKTSFSLKK; via the coding sequence ATGAAAAAAACATTCCTTCTATTACTGTTATTGGTAACAATTATAAGTTGTAAAGAAAATAAGGAGGCTTCTTTTACAGGAGACACAACGCATGAAGCAAAGATTGAAGCTTTACTCTCTAAAATGTCTTTAGAAGAAAAAATAGGGCAAACCAATTTAAGAGGTATGCACAGTACAGAAAGTGAACTTCCAGAAAAATTAATAGCATCTGTTAAAAAAGGAGAAGTTGGTGCTTTTTTAAACATTATGAATTTAAACTATGTAGATGAACTACAAAGAATCGCGGTTGAAGAGAGTCCAAACGGAATTCCATTAATTTTTGGTAGAGACGTAATTCATGGTTTTAAAACTATTTTTCCAATTCCATTGGGATTAGCTGCTACTTGGAATACACAAATAGTAGAAAAATCTTCTGAAATAGCTGCTTTTGAAGCTACCTCATCAGGCATACGATGGACGTTTGCCCCAATGTTAGACATTGCGAGAGATAGCCGATGGGGAAGAATTGCAGAATCACCAGGAGAAGATCCTTATTTAGCCACCGTTTTAGGTGCTGCTTATATTAAAGGTTTTCAAGGAGATGATTTAAGCAATCCTTACAGAATGGCGGCTTCTGCAAAACATTATATTGCTTATGGTGCTGCCATTGGAGGTAGAGATTACAACACGGTTAATTTAAGTGAACCTCTTTTAAGAAACATTTATTTACCACCATTTAAAGCAGCTATAGATGCTGGTGCTGCAACTGTAATGAGTTCTTTTAATGAAATAAACGGAATTCCAGCAACAGGACATGAGTTTTTATTAAAGGATGTTTTAAGAGGAGAATTAAAATTTGATGGCTTTGTGGTAAGTGATTGGGATTCGGTTACAGAAATGATTGCTCATGGTTTTGCAAGTGACGAAAAGCATGCTGCAGAATTAGCAGCTAAAGCAGGATTAGACATGGAAATGAATAGTGAAGCTTATGAAAACCATTTAAAAGAATTGATTAAAGAAGAAAAGGTAACTATAGAAGAATTGGATGAATTTGTACGTAATATTCTACGAATTAAATTTAGACTTGGTCTTTTTGAAAATCCGCATAGAAATAAAGAACATACTGGTAATTTGTATGCAGAAAGCCATTTAGAAGAAGCTAAAAAAGCAGCGATTAAAAGTACTGTTTTATTAAAAAATAAAAATTCTATCTTACCTCTTTCAGAGAAAACAAATGTTGCCATTATTGGTCCTTTGGCAAATGCGCCACACGAACAATTAGGAACTTGGGCTTTTGATGGAGAAAAAGAACACACCAATACACCTTTAGATGCATATAAAAAAGCGAATACAAATTTTACGTTTGCAATAGGATTAGGGCATAGTAGAGATACTTCTAAAAAAGGTTTTCAAGAAGCTATAAATAACGCTGAAAAATCTGATGTTATTTTATTTTTTGGAGGAGAAGAAGCAATTTTATCTGGTGAAGCACATAGTAGAGCAAACATTAATTTACCAGGAGCTCAAGAAGAATTAATTAACGAATTGGCTAAAACAGGGAAACCTATTGTTTTAGTAATTATGGCAGGTAGACCTATTACCATTACAAATATTATAGATAAAGTAGATGCTGTTTTAATGGCATGGCACCCCGGAACAATGGGAGGTGAGGCTTTGTATGAAATTGTACATGGAATAAAATCTCCTGAAGGAAGATTGCCTGTTTCTTGGCCAAAAACAGCTGGTCAACTCCCGTATTTTTATAATCATAAAAATACAGGTAGACCTGCGGATAGTATTAATTTTATTCCGATGGATAAAATTCCTATTGCTGCATGGCAAAGTTCACTGGGTAACGATTCTCATTATTTAGATGTTGGTTTTACACCTCATTTTCCTTTTGGTTATGGCCTAACATACACAACTTTTAAATATACAGATATTTCTATATCTAAAAAGATCATTAATTTTAATGAAGATTTAGAGATTAAGGTATCTATTACAAATACAGGTAAAAATGACGGTAAAGAAATAGCACAACTCTATATACAAGATGTTGTTGGTAGCATTACCAGACCTGTTAAAGAGTTAAAAAGGTTCGAGCATGTGTTCTTAAAAAGTGGAGAAACAAAAGAAGTTACTTTTAAAATTTCGGCTAAAGATTTAGAGTTTGTGAATCATAAAATGATAAAAGCAGCAGAAGTGGGAGTGTTTAATATTTGGGTTGGACCAAGTGCATCAGAAGGTTTAAAAACATCATTTTCTCTTAAAAAGTAA
- a CDS encoding beta-glucosidase, protein MKAQDKIPQIQLEKNEVSTKFIEAKIDSIIAVLTLEEKVAMTHAQSKFSTKGVARLGIPEVWMSDGPHGVREEISWDAWENAGWTNDAITAFPALTCLAATFNPELAENYGFSLGEEAKYREKEVLLGPGVNIYRTPMNGRNFEYLGEDPFLASSMVVPYIKGVQDNGVAACVKHFALNNQEHLRDKINVEVGDRALHEIYLPAFKAAVQKGNVWALMGAYNKFRGQYTTHNKILHKILKTDWNFDGVVISDWSSVHSTEEAALYGVDMEMGTGTDGLGTTTNNHYQHYYLANPFLKAIKNGALSEGLLDDKVRRILRLMYRTNLNPNRTLGKLNTDKHLEVARKVATEGIVLLKNEDNFFPIQDKKGITIAVIGENATRDMTQGGGSSQLKPLFEISPLQGIKDRYKNATIIHTMGYESGASVYDEILPANLNQDSLYVKAIEVAKKADIVLFVGGLNKSHHQDSEGDDREVFDLPYGQEKLINGIQEVNENLGFLLVTGNAVKMPWISKTKGILQTWYLGSMAGHAIADVVSGDVNPSGKLPFSFPKELNDNAAHAFGQISYPGDGVNQNYSEGILVGYRWFDTRKIKPQYAFGFGLSYTDLKISEVKIDQKKYAKNDQIKITFEVANTGDRAGAEVVQVYVGKHKSKVERALKELKGFSKIYLEKGANKTGTITIDASSLAYYNPEISDWTVEEGTYYLYVGNASNNIVKKIKFDLF, encoded by the coding sequence ATGAAAGCACAAGATAAAATACCACAAATTCAATTAGAGAAAAATGAAGTTTCTACTAAATTTATAGAAGCCAAAATAGATAGTATTATTGCTGTTTTAACTTTAGAAGAAAAAGTAGCAATGACACATGCGCAATCTAAATTTAGTACAAAAGGAGTTGCTCGGTTAGGTATTCCAGAAGTGTGGATGTCTGATGGACCACATGGAGTTAGAGAAGAAATTAGTTGGGATGCTTGGGAGAATGCAGGTTGGACCAATGATGCAATTACTGCTTTTCCAGCACTTACATGTTTGGCGGCAACTTTTAACCCAGAATTAGCAGAAAATTATGGTTTTAGTTTAGGTGAAGAAGCTAAATATAGAGAAAAAGAGGTTTTATTAGGTCCTGGTGTAAATATTTATAGAACGCCCATGAATGGTAGGAATTTTGAATATTTAGGCGAAGATCCTTTTTTAGCTTCTTCCATGGTAGTTCCTTATATTAAAGGAGTTCAAGATAATGGTGTTGCAGCTTGTGTAAAACACTTTGCTCTAAATAATCAAGAACATTTAAGAGATAAAATTAATGTAGAAGTTGGTGATAGAGCTTTGCACGAAATTTATTTACCAGCATTTAAAGCAGCGGTGCAAAAAGGAAATGTTTGGGCATTAATGGGCGCTTATAATAAATTTAGAGGTCAGTACACTACCCATAATAAAATTCTGCATAAAATTTTAAAAACAGATTGGAATTTTGATGGTGTTGTAATTAGCGATTGGAGTTCTGTGCACTCTACAGAAGAAGCCGCGTTGTATGGTGTAGATATGGAAATGGGTACAGGAACAGATGGTTTGGGAACTACTACCAATAATCATTATCAACATTATTATTTAGCAAATCCATTTTTAAAAGCGATAAAAAATGGGGCGTTAAGTGAAGGTTTGCTAGACGATAAAGTACGTAGAATATTAAGGTTGATGTATCGTACAAACTTAAATCCGAATAGAACTTTAGGGAAGTTGAATACAGACAAGCATCTAGAAGTTGCTAGAAAGGTAGCAACAGAAGGAATTGTATTGTTGAAAAATGAAGATAATTTTTTTCCTATTCAGGATAAAAAAGGAATTACAATTGCTGTGATTGGAGAAAATGCAACGAGAGATATGACACAAGGTGGAGGATCTTCTCAATTAAAACCTCTTTTCGAAATTTCTCCTTTGCAAGGGATAAAAGATAGATACAAAAATGCAACTATTATTCATACAATGGGTTATGAGTCTGGTGCTTCTGTTTATGATGAAATTTTACCAGCTAATTTAAACCAAGATTCTTTGTATGTAAAAGCAATTGAGGTTGCAAAAAAAGCAGACATTGTTCTTTTTGTGGGAGGTTTAAATAAAAGTCATCATCAAGATAGTGAAGGAGATGATAGAGAAGTTTTTGATTTGCCTTACGGACAAGAAAAATTAATAAACGGAATTCAAGAAGTTAATGAAAACTTAGGTTTTTTATTGGTTACAGGAAATGCTGTAAAAATGCCTTGGATTTCTAAAACAAAAGGAATTTTACAAACCTGGTATTTGGGTAGTATGGCTGGTCATGCAATAGCAGATGTTGTTAGTGGAGATGTAAATCCTTCGGGGAAACTTCCTTTTTCTTTTCCAAAGGAATTAAATGATAATGCAGCACATGCTTTTGGACAAATATCGTATCCAGGAGATGGTGTTAATCAAAATTATAGCGAAGGTATTTTAGTTGGATATAGATGGTTTGATACCCGAAAAATAAAACCTCAATATGCTTTCGGATTTGGTTTATCTTATACTGATCTTAAAATTTCTGAAGTAAAAATAGATCAAAAAAAATATGCTAAGAATGATCAAATAAAAATAACTTTTGAGGTTGCAAACACCGGAGATAGAGCAGGAGCAGAAGTTGTACAAGTATATGTAGGTAAACATAAATCTAAAGTAGAAAGAGCTTTAAAAGAATTAAAAGGATTTTCGAAAATATATTTAGAAAAAGGAGCTAATAAAACGGGTACAATTACTATTGATGCATCCTCATTAGCCTATTATAATCCAGAAATTTCAGACTGGACTGTAGAAGAAGGAACTTATTATTTATACGTTGGTAACGCATCTAATAATATTGTAAAAAAGATAAAATTTGATTTGTTTTAA
- a CDS encoding YkgJ family cysteine cluster protein, which translates to MEKRLEQLPKLAEETRKESLKYFATLKKRTPKNLDYVVQELHDAEFKKTDCLDCGNCCKTTSPIFTDKDTERISKHLKMKVADFQKQYLERDEDNFMVLKTAPCSFLDESDNSCFIYDVRPKACAEYPHTNRKKFINISDLTVANTAICPAAYSIVEALKKAVPMVSKVKKRRS; encoded by the coding sequence ATGGAAAAACGTCTAGAACAATTACCAAAATTAGCAGAAGAAACTAGAAAGGAAAGTCTAAAGTACTTTGCGACTCTTAAGAAAAGAACGCCTAAAAATTTAGATTATGTTGTGCAGGAATTACATGATGCTGAGTTTAAAAAAACAGATTGTTTAGATTGTGGAAACTGTTGTAAAACTACGAGTCCTATTTTTACGGATAAAGATACAGAACGTATTTCTAAACATTTAAAAATGAAAGTTGCAGATTTTCAAAAGCAATATTTAGAAAGAGACGAAGACAATTTTATGGTGTTAAAAACGGCACCTTGTTCTTTCTTAGATGAATCTGATAATAGCTGTTTTATTTATGATGTTAGACCAAAAGCTTGTGCAGAATACCCGCATACAAATAGAAAAAAGTTTATAAATATTTCAGATTTAACAGTAGCAAATACAGCTATTTGTCCAGCTGCATATTCTATTGTAGAGGCATTAAAAAAAGCAGTACCAATGGTTTCTAAAGTAAAAAAGAGAAGGAGCTAA